A section of the Citrobacter farmeri genome encodes:
- a CDS encoding DASS family sodium-coupled anion symporter, with the protein MSTNSVAGKKFISFLIPLVIGAVIWFIPVPDGLTPAAWHMFAIFAATIAAILTQPLPSGAVMLIALCVVIFSKTLTEAKALSGFASGTVWLIFCAYVLSLGFVTSGLGKRIAYKMLSLFGGSSLGIAYSLGVSDLIMAPAMPSVTARSGGIIFPIARSINDVLGSAPGATGKRIGDFLTMVCFQFTPITGAIFLTGMAANPLVASLAKSTLGLDITWGGWFISAVVPAMVCFCLMPLLVYKLLDPELKHTPEAKAMGKQSLSELGGMSSNEKKVAVGFVLALVGWGTSLITGISATSVGLGLAAYLFATGAVSWKSLLNDHAAWDTVIWFSVIISLATGLADLGFIKWMTVKLGSGIQGFGAMEAFIVLGVLYIYVHYLFATATGHVAALYAPFAATAIAAGAPPMMVAICFGIFSNLMWGNTEYGGGPGPIYFAQGYFERPRFYRINLCVVTFNVIIIFAVGMLWWKLLGYY; encoded by the coding sequence ATGTCTACAAATTCTGTCGCGGGAAAGAAATTTATCTCATTTCTGATCCCGCTGGTGATTGGTGCCGTCATTTGGTTTATTCCCGTCCCTGACGGGTTAACGCCGGCGGCCTGGCATATGTTTGCGATTTTCGCCGCCACCATTGCGGCGATCCTGACCCAACCGCTCCCTTCGGGGGCGGTCATGCTGATTGCGCTTTGCGTGGTCATCTTTAGCAAAACGTTGACCGAGGCGAAGGCGCTGTCGGGCTTTGCCTCTGGCACCGTGTGGCTGATTTTCTGCGCTTACGTGCTCTCGCTGGGGTTTGTTACCTCCGGGCTGGGGAAACGTATTGCCTATAAAATGCTGTCGCTGTTTGGCGGAAGCAGCCTGGGAATTGCCTATTCACTTGGCGTTTCAGACCTGATTATGGCCCCGGCGATGCCTTCTGTGACGGCGCGTTCTGGCGGAATTATTTTCCCCATCGCTCGCTCAATCAACGACGTACTCGGCTCGGCGCCCGGCGCAACCGGTAAGCGGATTGGCGATTTCTTAACGATGGTCTGCTTTCAGTTTACGCCGATCACCGGGGCGATATTTTTGACGGGGATGGCAGCGAACCCGCTGGTAGCAAGCCTGGCAAAATCCACACTGGGTCTGGATATCACCTGGGGCGGCTGGTTTATTTCCGCGGTGGTGCCGGCGATGGTTTGTTTTTGCCTGATGCCGCTGCTGGTCTACAAGCTGTTGGATCCGGAACTAAAGCACACACCGGAAGCCAAAGCGATGGGCAAACAGTCGCTCAGCGAACTGGGCGGTATGAGCAGTAATGAGAAAAAAGTGGCCGTAGGCTTTGTGCTGGCGCTGGTGGGCTGGGGAACCAGTCTGATCACCGGTATCTCCGCGACGTCGGTTGGGCTGGGTCTGGCGGCCTATCTGTTTGCGACCGGTGCGGTAAGCTGGAAGAGCCTCCTTAATGACCATGCGGCGTGGGACACGGTGATTTGGTTCAGCGTGATTATCAGCCTGGCGACCGGCCTGGCGGATCTGGGATTCATCAAATGGATGACAGTGAAGTTGGGCAGTGGAATTCAGGGATTCGGCGCGATGGAAGCTTTTATCGTGCTCGGCGTCCTGTACATCTACGTCCACTATCTGTTTGCCACCGCCACGGGGCACGTTGCCGCACTGTACGCACCGTTTGCCGCCACGGCGATTGCGGCCGGGGCACCGCCGATGATGGTGGCTATCTGTTTCGGTATTTTCAGCAACCTGATGTGGGGGAACACCGAGTACGGCGGCGGACCAGGTCCTATCTACTTTGCGCAAGGCTATTTCGAACGGCCACGGTTCTACAGAATCAACCTGTGTGTGGTGACGTTCAATGTGATCATCATCTTCGCGGTTGGCATGTTGTGGTGGAAGCTGCTGGGTTACTATTAA
- the pcaB gene encoding 3-carboxy-cis,cis-muconate cycloisomerase → MASNVMDSVLFRDSFGTPAMRAVFDDYELIRKYVEVEVALARAQARCGVIPEAAANEIAEKCNADTLDFDLLRHETEIVGYPILPLVHQISKQAGESGGYVHWGATTQDIMDTAVVLQIRDAFELIEADMDRLRATLADLALRYRDTPMAGRTHLQQALPVTFGYKAAIWLDMFERHAERLQQARPRVLVGEFAGAAGTLASLGDKGLAVQKALMEELGLNVPTSTWHVARDGFAEAVNLLAVMTGSLGKIAYDVMLMASNEFGELYEPFVKGRGASSTMPQKRNPISSELMLACAKGVRQQAGLMLDAMVQDLERATGPWHAEWIAIPESFVLSAGALHQANFMLAGLEVDEAAMKRNLGMTNGLIVAEAVMMGLAPYIGRQDAHDVVYDACRIVNEKGGHLADVLNAMPTVAQRLNPQLINRLTDPANYLGMAPEMVDQVLSRYQSRK, encoded by the coding sequence ATGGCTTCGAATGTAATGGATTCTGTTTTATTTAGAGATTCTTTTGGTACACCGGCAATGCGCGCGGTGTTTGATGACTACGAACTCATTCGCAAATATGTCGAAGTTGAGGTCGCACTCGCCAGGGCACAGGCGCGCTGCGGGGTGATCCCGGAAGCGGCAGCTAACGAGATAGCCGAAAAGTGCAATGCCGATACGCTGGATTTTGATTTGCTGCGCCATGAGACAGAAATCGTCGGTTACCCGATCCTGCCGCTTGTTCACCAGATTTCAAAGCAGGCCGGCGAGTCTGGCGGCTATGTACACTGGGGAGCGACGACGCAGGACATTATGGACACGGCGGTGGTTCTGCAAATCCGTGATGCCTTTGAACTGATCGAGGCGGATATGGATCGCTTGCGTGCGACGCTGGCTGACCTGGCGCTGCGCTATCGTGACACGCCGATGGCCGGACGCACTCACTTACAGCAGGCGCTGCCGGTGACTTTTGGCTATAAAGCCGCGATCTGGCTGGACATGTTTGAACGCCACGCCGAACGTCTGCAACAGGCGCGTCCCCGCGTGCTGGTCGGTGAATTTGCCGGGGCTGCCGGAACGCTGGCATCGCTGGGTGATAAAGGATTAGCGGTACAAAAAGCGCTGATGGAAGAGTTGGGTCTTAACGTGCCGACCTCCACCTGGCACGTGGCGCGCGATGGCTTTGCCGAAGCGGTGAACCTGCTGGCGGTGATGACCGGTTCGCTAGGGAAAATTGCTTATGATGTGATGCTGATGGCGTCTAATGAGTTTGGTGAACTGTATGAACCGTTCGTGAAAGGGCGCGGTGCGAGCAGTACGATGCCGCAAAAACGCAATCCTATCTCCAGCGAACTGATGCTGGCCTGCGCGAAAGGCGTTCGTCAACAGGCCGGACTGATGCTGGATGCGATGGTTCAGGATCTGGAACGCGCTACCGGGCCATGGCATGCGGAGTGGATTGCGATCCCGGAAAGTTTCGTGCTGAGCGCAGGGGCGCTGCATCAGGCCAATTTTATGCTGGCAGGGTTGGAAGTTGATGAAGCAGCAATGAAGCGTAATCTCGGAATGACCAATGGTCTGATTGTGGCAGAAGCGGTGATGATGGGGCTGGCCCCGTACATCGGTCGCCAGGACGCCCACGACGTGGTGTATGACGCCTGTCGTATCGTCAACGAGAAGGGCGGTCACCTGGCTGACGTGCTGAATGCGATGCCAACAGTGGCGCAGCGACTGAATCCGCAACTGATTAACCGACTGACCGATCCGGCAAATTATCTGGGCATGGCACCTGAAATGGTCGATCAGGTGCTGTCCAGGTATCAGTCACGGAAATGA
- a CDS encoding GntR family transcriptional regulator, producing MKESLYKRIARELAHQISTGIYPPGSLFPTEMELCETWQVSRHTMREALRELTEQGLISRRKGAGTRVCEPQTSGVNHPLSHLEDLLLLAKNNQRVIKKIDEIVADIELSQLIDCPPGSRWLHIASIREDAQNPDAPICWTDSYASTDYSRLRTFIRDDPHSLISDLIETHYGIKSHEVHQTITAVGVPKKIAKILNVEPDSPGMRIVRRYRDRDGKVFETTISIHPAGRYTCSIVLKSQNSGE from the coding sequence ATGAAAGAATCTCTGTACAAGCGGATAGCCCGTGAACTGGCCCATCAAATCTCGACGGGAATTTATCCGCCCGGTTCGTTGTTTCCGACGGAAATGGAACTGTGTGAAACCTGGCAGGTGAGCCGTCACACCATGCGCGAAGCGTTGCGGGAATTAACGGAACAAGGGCTGATTTCGCGGCGTAAGGGTGCGGGTACGCGCGTATGTGAACCGCAGACGAGCGGGGTTAACCATCCGCTGTCGCATCTGGAAGATCTGCTGTTGTTGGCGAAAAACAACCAGCGGGTGATAAAGAAGATCGACGAGATTGTGGCGGATATTGAGCTTTCTCAGTTGATAGATTGTCCGCCCGGGTCGCGCTGGCTGCATATCGCCAGTATTCGTGAGGATGCGCAAAATCCGGACGCTCCTATTTGCTGGACGGACAGTTACGCCAGTACCGATTACTCCAGGCTGCGTACGTTTATTCGTGACGATCCACATTCGCTGATTAGCGATCTGATCGAAACGCACTACGGGATTAAAAGCCACGAAGTGCATCAGACGATCACCGCCGTTGGCGTACCGAAGAAAATTGCGAAAATACTGAATGTCGAGCCGGATTCTCCAGGGATGCGCATTGTGCGACGCTATCGGGATCGTGACGGAAAGGTGTTTGAGACCACCATTTCGATTCACCCGGCGGGAAGGTATACCTGCTCTATTGTGTTGAAATCGCAGAATTCAGGGGAATGA
- the rhlE gene encoding ATP-dependent RNA helicase RhlE produces the protein MSFDSLGLNPDILRAIAEQGYREPTPIQQQAIPAVLEGRDLMASAQTGTGKTAGFTLPLLQHLITKQPHGKARRPVRALILTPTRELAAQIGENVRDYSKYLNIRSLVVFGGVSINPQMMKLRGGVDVLVATPGRLLDLEHQNAVKLDQIEILVLDEADRMLDMGFIHDIRRVLAKLPAKRQNLLFSATFSDEIKALAEKLLHNPLEIEVARRNTASEQVTQHVHFVDKKRKRELLSQMIGQGNWQQVLVFTRTKHGANHLAEQLNKDGIRSAAIHGNKSQGARTRALADFKSGDIRVLVATDIAARGLDIEELPHVVNYELPNVPEDYVHRIGRTGRAAATGEALSLVCVDEHKLLRDIEKLLKKEIPRITTPGYEPDPSIKAEPIQNGRQQRSGGGRGRGQGQGAGRAQQPRRQDGGAPKAGAKPSRRTGDAKPAGEKPRPPRRPRRITPVQ, from the coding sequence ATGTCTTTTGATTCCCTGGGTTTAAATCCTGATATTCTGCGCGCCATTGCCGAGCAGGGTTACCGTGAACCTACCCCAATTCAGCAGCAGGCCATCCCTGCGGTGCTGGAAGGTCGCGACCTGATGGCAAGTGCGCAGACCGGTACCGGTAAAACGGCGGGCTTTACGCTGCCGCTGTTACAGCACCTTATTACTAAGCAGCCGCACGGCAAAGCACGTCGCCCGGTACGGGCGCTGATCCTGACGCCGACGCGTGAACTGGCGGCGCAGATTGGCGAAAACGTCCGTGATTACAGCAAGTATCTGAATATCCGTTCGCTGGTGGTTTTTGGTGGCGTGAGCATTAACCCGCAGATGATGAAACTGCGCGGTGGCGTCGATGTGCTGGTGGCAACGCCGGGCCGCTTGCTGGATCTGGAACACCAGAACGCGGTGAAACTGGATCAGATTGAGATTCTGGTGCTGGATGAAGCGGACCGTATGCTGGATATGGGCTTTATTCACGATATTCGCCGTGTATTAGCGAAACTGCCGGCGAAGCGTCAAAACCTGCTGTTCTCTGCGACATTCTCTGATGAGATCAAGGCGCTGGCCGAAAAGCTGCTGCATAACCCACTGGAAATAGAAGTGGCACGCCGCAACACGGCTTCAGAGCAGGTTACGCAGCACGTGCATTTCGTCGATAAGAAACGCAAACGCGAGCTGTTATCGCAGATGATCGGCCAGGGGAACTGGCAGCAGGTGCTGGTGTTTACCCGGACTAAACACGGCGCCAACCACCTGGCGGAACAACTGAACAAAGATGGCATTCGCAGTGCGGCGATCCACGGCAACAAGAGCCAGGGAGCGCGTACCCGTGCACTGGCTGATTTTAAATCCGGTGACATTCGCGTGCTGGTGGCAACGGATATTGCTGCGCGTGGTCTGGATATTGAAGAACTGCCGCACGTGGTCAACTACGAGCTGCCGAATGTTCCGGAAGATTATGTGCATCGTATCGGCCGTACCGGGCGTGCTGCGGCGACCGGTGAAGCGCTGTCGCTGGTTTGTGTTGATGAGCACAAACTGCTGCGTGATATCGAAAAATTGCTGAAAAAAGAGATTCCGCGTATTACAACGCCAGGCTATGAGCCGGACCCGTCGATTAAAGCTGAGCCGATCCAGAATGGTCGCCAGCAGCGTAGTGGCGGTGGTCGAGGCCGTGGGCAAGGGCAGGGCGCGGGGCGCGCACAGCAGCCGCGTCGTCAGGACGGTGGCGCGCCAAAAGCCGGCGCTAAACCTTCACGCCGCACAGGCGATGCGAAACCGGCTGGCGAAAAGCCACGTCCGCCGCGCCGTCCACGCAGAATTACGCCAGTACAATAA
- the cecR gene encoding transcriptional regulator CecR — MNTPTMTTKGEQAKNQLIAAALAQFGEYGLHATTRDIAAQAGQNIAAITYYFGSKEDLYLACAQWIADFIGGQFRPHAEEAERLFAQPHPDRAAMRELILRACKNMIMLLTQDDTVNLSKFISREQLSPTAAYQRVHEQVIEPLHSHLTRLIAAYTGCDARDTRMILHTHALLGEVLAFRLGKETILLRTGWSQFDEEKTVLITQIVTGHIDLILQGLSQRSLD; from the coding sequence ATGAATACTCCCACCATGACCACTAAAGGTGAACAGGCTAAAAACCAGCTGATTGCCGCTGCGCTGGCACAGTTTGGCGAATATGGTCTGCATGCCACCACTCGCGACATTGCTGCGCAGGCCGGGCAAAACATTGCCGCCATTACCTACTATTTTGGTTCAAAAGAGGATTTATACCTCGCCTGCGCCCAGTGGATTGCCGATTTCATTGGCGGTCAGTTTCGCCCGCACGCGGAAGAAGCCGAACGTTTATTCGCCCAGCCCCATCCCGACCGTGCGGCCATGCGCGAGCTGATTCTGCGCGCCTGCAAAAATATGATCATGCTGCTAACCCAGGATGACACCGTGAATCTGAGCAAATTTATCTCGCGCGAGCAACTCTCTCCAACCGCGGCATATCAACGGGTGCACGAGCAGGTTATCGAGCCGCTGCACAGCCATCTGACCCGTCTCATCGCCGCCTATACCGGCTGCGACGCCCGCGACACGCGCATGATTCTGCATACCCACGCGCTGCTTGGCGAAGTGCTGGCATTCCGTCTCGGTAAAGAAACCATTCTGTTACGTACCGGCTGGTCGCAGTTTGATGAAGAAAAAACGGTACTGATTACGCAGATCGTGACCGGTCATATCGATCTTATTCTGCAAGGTTTATCGCAAAGGAGTCTGGACTGA
- the hlyD gene encoding secretion protein HlyD, giving the protein MKKPVVIGLVIAVLLAVIAGGTWWYQSRQDNGLTLYGNVDIRTVNLSFRVGGRLASLAVDEGDAIKTGQVLGELDHAPYENALMQAKAGVSVAQAQYDLMLAGYRQEEIAQAAAAVKQAQAAYDYAQNFYNRQQGLWKSRTISANDLENARSSRDQALATLKSAQDKLSQYRSGNREQDIAQAKASLEQAQAQLAQAELDLHDTTLVAPANGTLLTRAVEPGSMLSAGGTVLTLSLTRPVWVRAYVDERHLSQAQPGREILLYTDGRPDKPYHGKIGFVSPTAEFTPKTVETPDLRTDLVYRLRIVVTDADDALRQGMPVTVKFGNEAGHE; this is encoded by the coding sequence ATGAAAAAACCTGTCGTTATTGGCCTGGTGATTGCGGTGCTGCTCGCCGTGATTGCCGGTGGCACATGGTGGTATCAAAGCCGGCAGGACAACGGACTGACGCTCTACGGCAACGTGGACATCCGTACCGTTAACCTCAGCTTTCGCGTCGGTGGTCGACTCGCATCACTGGCGGTCGATGAAGGGGATGCCATTAAAACAGGACAGGTGCTGGGCGAGCTGGATCATGCTCCCTATGAGAACGCCCTGATGCAGGCAAAAGCCGGTGTTTCCGTCGCTCAGGCCCAGTACGATTTGATGCTGGCGGGCTATCGTCAGGAAGAGATTGCCCAGGCGGCGGCAGCAGTGAAACAGGCGCAGGCTGCCTATGATTACGCGCAGAACTTCTACAACCGTCAGCAGGGTTTGTGGAAAAGCCGCACCATCTCCGCGAACGATCTGGAAAATGCCCGCTCTTCCCGCGACCAGGCGTTGGCCACGTTGAAATCCGCGCAGGACAAACTGAGTCAGTACCGCTCCGGTAATCGTGAACAGGATATCGCCCAGGCGAAAGCCAGCCTTGAACAGGCGCAGGCACAACTGGCACAGGCGGAACTCGACCTCCATGACACCACGCTTGTCGCCCCGGCGAATGGCACGCTGTTAACCCGCGCGGTTGAACCCGGCAGCATGCTCAGCGCAGGCGGGACCGTGCTGACGCTTTCCCTCACCCGACCAGTCTGGGTGCGCGCCTACGTTGACGAGCGTCATCTTTCTCAGGCACAGCCGGGACGCGAAATCCTGTTATACACCGATGGACGTCCCGACAAGCCCTATCACGGTAAAATCGGCTTTGTCTCCCCGACGGCCGAATTTACCCCGAAAACGGTCGAAACGCCGGACCTGCGTACCGATCTGGTTTACCGTCTGCGTATCGTTGTCACCGACGCCGACGACGCCTTGCGCCAGGGCATGCCGGTGACGGTGAAGTTCGGCAACGAGGCTGGACATGAATGA